A region of Sugiyamaella lignohabitans strain CBS 10342 chromosome A, complete sequence DNA encodes the following proteins:
- a CDS encoding Mov34/MPN/PAD-1 family protein, with amino-acid sequence MSQLPMKAYEVVYRGAGDIPTTGTVETNVAVASFVEIVNIKIESEEAERIGVEDIMKHGKSHQSDDINDHSDSQADVGTSSATRVSKSQAIGKSEFANRITEQTNAVEMFRNRLVIVRDYIKSVRAGEIQADHSLLRQINACIIQLSRNTDHDPNYQELGNALDKQQFEALTAYLAAALTKGQRLGLDLRAKHQFSIGHKTDSSTPTGEFIDAL; translated from the coding sequence ATGTCGCAATTGCCGATGAAAGCATACGAAGTGGTCTATAGAGGTGCTGGAGATATCCCTACTACCGGAACTGTTGAAACAAACGTGGCTGTGGCATCGTTTGTCGAGATCGTTAATATTAAAATTGAGTCTGAGGAGGCTGAAAGAATCGGTGTGGAAGATATTATGAAACATGGTAAAAGCCACCAGAGCGATGATATAAATGATCACTCTGACTCACAAGCTGATGTTGGTACATCATCGGCAACGAGAGTCTCTAAATCCCAGGCAATTGGTAAATCAGAGTTTGCCAATCGTATCACAGAACAAACGAACGCAGTCGAAATGTTCCGTAACCGACTAGTTATCGTTCGCGATTACATAAAATCAGTACGAGCAGGCGAGATCCAGGCCGACCACTCTCTTCTACGGCAGATCAATGCCTGTATAATCCAGCTCTCACGAAACACAGACCATGACCCCAACTACCAAGAACTAGGAAATGCTCTCGACAAACAGCAATTTGAAGCACTAACAGCCTATCTCGCAGCTGCTCTAACCAAGGGACAACGGTTGGGTCTCGACCTCAGAGCCAAGCACCAATTCTCTATAGGTCATAAAACCGACTCCTCCACACCGACTGGCGAGTTCATAGACGCTCTCTAG